Proteins encoded together in one Terriglobus saanensis SP1PR4 window:
- a CDS encoding PfkB family carbohydrate kinase, with product MSILVVGSVAFDTIETPHGKRERCLGGAATHFALAASFFTDVRVIGVVGDDFGVTEEAVFAKRGIDITGIEHIPGGKSFHWKGSYEGALNEAKTLATDLNVFADFSPKIPEAYRDSEYLFLANIDPVLQARVRTGMPDVRMVAGDTMNYWIADHRENLLKTLAMLDTLIINDGEARMLSGEHNLVKAAQAVMNLGPKSLVIKHGEYGATAFFCERSFAGAPKDVKPFRAPALPIEEVVDPTGAGDSFAGGFYGYLASQKELTPAVFRTALFYGGVMGSFCVEKFGTERLQNTTREEIEERFELFREISHLDFQIQ from the coding sequence ATGTCGATTCTGGTAGTTGGTTCGGTGGCGTTCGACACGATCGAAACGCCGCATGGAAAGCGTGAGCGCTGCCTCGGCGGAGCTGCAACGCACTTTGCGCTGGCTGCAAGCTTCTTTACCGATGTGCGCGTGATCGGTGTGGTGGGTGATGATTTTGGTGTAACCGAGGAAGCCGTCTTTGCGAAGCGCGGAATTGATATCACCGGCATCGAGCACATTCCTGGCGGCAAGTCCTTCCACTGGAAGGGCAGCTACGAGGGTGCTCTGAACGAGGCGAAGACCTTGGCAACGGACTTGAATGTCTTTGCGGATTTTTCGCCGAAGATCCCCGAGGCGTATCGTGATTCCGAATATCTTTTTCTGGCAAACATCGATCCTGTCTTGCAGGCGCGCGTACGCACGGGGATGCCGGACGTCCGCATGGTTGCTGGCGACACGATGAACTACTGGATCGCCGATCATCGTGAGAACCTGCTGAAGACGCTCGCGATGCTGGATACTTTGATCATCAACGACGGTGAGGCGCGGATGCTGAGCGGCGAACATAACCTGGTCAAAGCTGCGCAGGCTGTCATGAATCTGGGACCGAAGTCGCTCGTGATCAAGCATGGCGAATACGGCGCGACGGCGTTCTTCTGCGAACGTAGCTTTGCAGGAGCACCGAAGGATGTAAAGCCTTTCCGCGCGCCTGCCTTGCCGATTGAAGAGGTCGTCGATCCAACCGGTGCGGGCGATTCGTTTGCAGGCGGGTTCTATGGATACCTTGCGTCGCAAAAAGAGTTGACGCCTGCAGTGTTTCGCACGGCGCTGTTTTACGGCGGCGTGATGGGTTCGTTCTGTGTAGAGAAATTTGGAACGGAGCGTCTGCAGAACACGACGCGGGAAGAGATTGAAGAGCGGTTTGAACTCTTCCGGGAGATCTCACACCTTGATTTTCAGATCCAGTAA